The following coding sequences lie in one Leptospira stimsonii genomic window:
- a CDS encoding FG-GAP-like repeat-containing protein encodes MKNKKTSLIALLIFSSLFLINWFSLSSITSFFSSLASNEESSIPFPLPEINVDRTGKASFSISIEAPPGAGDLVPSISLSYQSGNPDSGFLGKGWSLSGFPKVSKNSSFGIHNGSSDQFTSDLTGELRNFGAGVFKTKTETFQKVTKNTNGWTVREKTGLESSFGSIPSSSSKIVDSSGNELAWAVDQVKDLNGNGYNVSYFDSSTLPDFAPKEVNYIHGNARIVFEYETRGSSFFKIFKLSKGGERRTQLSAIRVFAKDQNGTEKETATYEFSYDIVGGELLLKTIERSNFKPLSFTYTNSAPATTSYSAPSTNFQLTYRAFDSSKQRDCDFGALVCLCSSSAACMAASFGLAGEVCRSSVESLGDICQNGVENSFTTAVDVSGDGVPEFVRVLGDRNGQYFSKLDMGVWEASTSNLSVNNDTLGDRMDLNANGKILPGDVNGDGRMDFVVLERNTQPVRIFFGPNFNSVSVSSVLVNIPNLASDTRNRHYVVDVNGDGKADFIQADDQLRLDVFLSNGSGFSFAQKLTIADFGSNFQQFVDLDQNGVPDFVRIDGTSNQRLLVTFFDSNGSTLNEIETNELSEGNFGKMGDQFFSDVNGDGLLDFSYFSAAGTDNGYLNVRLSDGRRFHSESGGGNSNFLNETVASQDLQNMSLPSSSGYALYDINNDGSPDRVYYFGDYYQIEIYKPSTDSYLPPFNVNWSNDTVLDINFDGEDDKVRAGTFFWQQQMHVWFGPNDTFYSVDVNPAAMTPPPADMNALAGMSAIAYSNWLNRKEFADINGDGRADFIRYHNGVVRISFSQPSASGVPTFSANSDVEYSTEAFLQTADLNGDGRSELIGLQASALGMAVPIPSNIPFIGTVLYRNVPFHTFSKPNLIRFQPAVPNGLLSSVDGAYGRRMEITYDVAKQKVTPTSYNSSKPNVLPQVNPDFVVSKVLEKAGTQVDESTTYQYRYPKLFWNGLRNIGSLGYSEIVQTDLIRNVSTVSQFGDSALELAGIANYSATYKNGILLSETTNNVSRTVLGDGTIRVRQSGSSQVDYQNGTPLKTTNVSFSYDSYGNVLNKITDIGSCVIEEKTVYDNDTTAWVIGKPVRLESYKDGELMSQKEYSYSGIFLNQERTYTGGSQWAVQSILEYDSYGNPIRIQDPRGNIIQIEIDNVVHKFPVKITNGLGHTTTKEYDFTRGLEIASVDINGNRSETHFDKFGRPLESIPAGMNDPLEEIEYSNTGHPTDQTVKTKIRREAGEESWTIQYFNSRGQTTRKESSLVDAAVLVEESVYDSEGKLIKAISPYVQGQAPFSWNDFEYDPEGKKKKVTGSDGTVVELEAAGFDTTQKVSQNGNLVSTVISLGNGKGELLEKVIEGKSTKYQYKTNGKISKITDPDNGITTIDTDFIGRQTQVKNPNTGTVQYVYDAVGNLTEQRYGNGSVVEFQYDSLGRVTFVRGTSTNGESETQVYEYDDPNVPNGKGRLTKVTDALGTTEFGYDERGNQTLLRKRLIEDDLTFFIEKTYTFQNQIASVKYPDGTLAKNLYSKGGYLSGITLTPGNGEGSDLPLVQYNGPLVDSNGVRIERILGNGVNTSILFDPAKKRPLGIVTKKDNEVYENVSYEYDLRGNFTKIEDKVVPSRTQTFTYDSLNRLTQAIGKYGTEDYQYNDSGQLLRKGTQTYSYNDPLHKTAVTRVVNPNLNQTVDYSYDTAGNMIGRNGENLEYDPFQKLKRMNTQNGETMRFDYDFTGTRIRKT; translated from the coding sequence ATGAAGAACAAAAAAACGTCTTTGATCGCTCTCTTAATATTTTCTTCTCTCTTTCTGATCAATTGGTTTAGCCTTAGTTCCATTACATCATTTTTTTCTTCCTTAGCTTCCAATGAAGAAAGCTCAATTCCATTCCCTCTTCCGGAGATTAACGTAGATCGTACAGGAAAGGCATCTTTCTCGATTTCAATCGAGGCGCCTCCCGGTGCAGGGGATTTGGTCCCGTCAATTTCGCTCAGTTATCAGTCGGGAAATCCCGATTCTGGATTCTTAGGCAAAGGTTGGAGCCTATCCGGCTTTCCCAAAGTCAGCAAAAATTCTTCTTTTGGAATTCACAATGGAAGTAGTGATCAGTTTACAAGCGATCTAACGGGAGAATTGAGAAATTTTGGAGCCGGCGTTTTTAAAACAAAAACGGAGACCTTTCAGAAAGTTACAAAGAATACAAATGGTTGGACCGTCCGCGAAAAAACTGGATTAGAATCCTCTTTTGGTTCGATTCCAAGCTCTTCTTCTAAGATCGTCGATTCTTCCGGAAACGAATTAGCCTGGGCGGTAGATCAGGTTAAGGACCTCAATGGAAACGGATATAACGTAAGTTATTTTGATTCAAGCACCCTCCCCGATTTTGCTCCGAAAGAAGTTAATTATATTCACGGGAATGCAAGAATTGTTTTCGAGTATGAAACTCGAGGGAGCTCCTTCTTTAAAATTTTTAAACTTTCGAAAGGTGGTGAACGAAGAACTCAGCTTTCCGCCATTCGGGTGTTTGCAAAAGATCAAAACGGGACCGAGAAGGAAACGGCAACGTATGAATTTTCCTATGATATTGTCGGCGGAGAATTGCTCTTGAAAACGATCGAAAGATCCAATTTCAAACCTCTTTCGTTTACATACACGAATTCAGCTCCGGCTACTACGAGTTATTCCGCGCCGAGCACCAACTTCCAACTCACGTATCGAGCCTTTGATTCTTCCAAACAAAGGGATTGTGACTTTGGTGCGTTAGTCTGTCTTTGTTCTTCCAGCGCGGCTTGTATGGCCGCCTCCTTCGGTTTGGCAGGTGAAGTTTGTCGTTCCAGCGTGGAAAGTCTCGGGGACATTTGCCAAAACGGAGTTGAAAATTCTTTTACGACTGCGGTCGACGTTTCGGGAGACGGAGTCCCTGAGTTCGTTCGTGTATTGGGTGATCGTAACGGTCAGTATTTTTCTAAATTAGACATGGGCGTCTGGGAAGCCTCGACTTCCAATCTTTCCGTTAACAACGATACATTAGGCGACAGAATGGATCTGAATGCGAACGGTAAAATTCTTCCTGGTGACGTCAATGGGGACGGTAGAATGGATTTTGTGGTTCTGGAAAGAAACACTCAACCAGTTCGTATTTTTTTCGGACCCAACTTTAACTCGGTCTCAGTTTCTTCCGTCCTGGTGAATATTCCAAATCTTGCAAGTGATACTCGGAACAGACATTATGTGGTTGATGTCAACGGAGACGGGAAGGCGGATTTTATACAAGCAGACGATCAACTCCGTTTGGATGTTTTTCTTTCCAACGGATCCGGTTTTAGCTTTGCGCAAAAGCTTACGATCGCCGATTTCGGATCCAATTTTCAACAGTTTGTGGACTTGGATCAGAACGGTGTTCCTGATTTTGTTCGAATCGACGGGACTTCCAACCAAAGACTTCTGGTTACTTTTTTCGATTCCAATGGAAGCACGTTGAACGAAATCGAAACGAACGAGCTAAGCGAAGGGAATTTCGGAAAGATGGGAGATCAGTTTTTTTCCGATGTCAACGGCGATGGTCTATTAGATTTTTCTTACTTTTCTGCGGCAGGTACGGACAACGGTTACCTGAACGTTCGTCTTTCGGATGGTAGAAGGTTTCACTCGGAATCCGGAGGAGGAAACAGCAACTTTCTAAACGAAACGGTCGCGAGCCAGGACCTGCAAAACATGAGCCTTCCGTCTTCGAGCGGTTATGCGCTCTACGACATCAATAACGACGGATCTCCGGATCGAGTCTACTATTTCGGCGATTACTATCAAATCGAAATCTACAAACCGTCGACGGATTCTTATCTTCCGCCCTTCAACGTAAACTGGTCTAACGATACGGTCCTGGATATCAACTTCGACGGAGAAGATGACAAGGTTAGAGCGGGAACTTTTTTCTGGCAACAGCAGATGCACGTCTGGTTTGGGCCGAACGATACCTTCTATTCTGTCGACGTCAATCCCGCCGCGATGACTCCTCCGCCGGCAGACATGAACGCGTTAGCCGGAATGTCCGCGATCGCTTATTCCAATTGGCTGAATCGAAAGGAATTCGCAGATATCAACGGAGATGGAAGAGCGGACTTCATTCGCTATCACAACGGGGTCGTTCGAATCTCTTTTAGTCAACCGAGTGCGAGCGGGGTTCCGACCTTTTCCGCAAACAGCGACGTGGAATATTCAACGGAAGCCTTTTTACAAACGGCGGATCTGAACGGGGACGGAAGAAGTGAGCTCATCGGCTTGCAGGCGAGTGCGCTAGGGATGGCGGTTCCGATTCCGAGCAACATCCCTTTTATCGGGACCGTTCTTTATCGTAACGTTCCTTTTCACACGTTTTCAAAACCGAATCTCATTCGATTCCAACCCGCTGTTCCAAACGGACTTCTTTCTTCTGTGGATGGTGCGTATGGAAGAAGAATGGAAATCACATATGACGTAGCGAAACAAAAAGTGACTCCGACCTCGTATAATTCTTCCAAGCCGAATGTGCTTCCTCAGGTAAATCCTGATTTTGTGGTTTCCAAGGTTTTGGAAAAGGCGGGAACCCAAGTCGACGAATCGACGACGTATCAATACAGATATCCGAAACTTTTTTGGAACGGACTTCGAAACATCGGATCTTTAGGTTATTCTGAAATTGTTCAGACGGATTTGATTCGGAATGTTTCCACTGTTTCTCAGTTTGGAGATAGCGCGCTCGAACTCGCGGGGATTGCAAATTACTCGGCTACTTACAAAAACGGTATCCTTCTTTCTGAAACGACGAACAACGTCTCAAGGACGGTTCTGGGAGACGGTACGATTCGGGTTCGTCAATCGGGAAGTTCCCAAGTCGATTATCAAAACGGAACTCCTCTCAAAACTACGAACGTTTCTTTCAGTTACGATTCGTATGGGAACGTTTTGAACAAAATCACCGATATCGGAAGCTGTGTCATAGAAGAAAAAACCGTGTATGACAACGACACTACCGCCTGGGTAATCGGAAAACCGGTTCGACTGGAATCCTACAAAGACGGGGAACTGATGTCCCAAAAAGAATATTCGTATTCCGGAATATTCTTAAATCAAGAGAGAACGTATACAGGCGGATCTCAGTGGGCGGTGCAGTCTATTCTCGAATACGATTCTTACGGAAATCCGATTCGAATCCAAGACCCAAGAGGGAATATTATACAAATCGAAATTGACAACGTTGTTCACAAGTTCCCGGTGAAAATTACGAATGGGCTCGGTCATACGACTACAAAAGAATATGATTTTACCAGAGGTTTGGAAATCGCATCCGTCGATATCAACGGAAATCGTTCCGAAACTCATTTCGACAAATTCGGAAGGCCGCTCGAATCGATTCCTGCGGGTATGAACGATCCATTGGAAGAAATCGAATACAGCAACACGGGACATCCAACGGATCAAACGGTTAAGACTAAAATTCGAAGAGAAGCAGGAGAAGAATCCTGGACGATCCAGTATTTTAATTCCCGAGGACAAACTACGAGAAAAGAAAGTAGCCTCGTCGACGCCGCAGTTCTTGTGGAAGAATCCGTTTATGACTCCGAAGGTAAATTGATCAAAGCGATATCGCCTTACGTGCAGGGACAGGCTCCCTTTTCTTGGAACGACTTCGAATACGACCCAGAAGGTAAAAAGAAAAAAGTCACGGGAAGCGACGGGACGGTTGTCGAATTAGAGGCCGCCGGTTTCGATACGACACAAAAGGTTTCGCAGAACGGAAACCTCGTTTCTACCGTAATTTCCTTAGGAAATGGGAAAGGGGAACTTTTAGAAAAAGTCATCGAAGGCAAGTCTACAAAGTATCAATACAAGACGAACGGAAAGATTTCGAAGATAACGGATCCTGACAATGGAATTACTACGATCGATACCGATTTTATCGGAAGACAAACTCAAGTTAAAAATCCCAATACGGGTACGGTGCAGTATGTCTACGACGCGGTCGGCAATTTAACGGAACAGAGATACGGAAACGGGTCCGTGGTCGAGTTTCAATACGATTCATTAGGTCGTGTAACATTTGTTAGGGGAACTTCCACAAACGGCGAATCCGAAACTCAGGTTTACGAATATGATGATCCGAATGTTCCCAATGGAAAAGGAAGGCTGACCAAGGTAACGGATGCGTTAGGAACCACCGAATTTGGATACGACGAGCGAGGGAATCAAACTCTTCTTCGCAAACGTTTGATCGAAGACGATTTAACTTTTTTTATCGAAAAGACTTATACGTTTCAGAATCAGATTGCAAGCGTAAAGTATCCGGACGGAACTCTTGCTAAGAATCTCTATTCCAAAGGAGGTTATCTTTCCGGGATCACTCTCACTCCCGGTAACGGAGAAGGTTCCGATCTTCCTCTGGTTCAATACAACGGTCCTCTTGTGGACTCAAACGGAGTGAGAATTGAAAGAATTCTCGGGAACGGAGTCAATACTTCCATTCTATTTGATCCTGCGAAGAAGAGACCTCTTGGAATCGTTACAAAAAAAGACAACGAAGTTTACGAAAACGTTTCTTACGAATACGATCTCAGAGGTAATTTTACAAAGATAGAAGACAAGGTCGTTCCCAGTCGAACGCAGACTTTTACTTACGATTCACTCAACAGGCTGACACAAGCCATTGGAAAATACGGAACCGAGGACTATCAATACAACGATTCCGGACAACTTCTCAGAAAAGGAACCCAGACCTACAGCTACAACGACCCGTTGCACAAGACGGCCGTGACACG
- a CDS encoding LA_3334 family protein, whose amino-acid sequence MDGLFFILILLSSSLFPSELLLKSGDAFLVDEINESADTVSLRWKGRLYRIPKSEIQRIDYARKGPESSYQYSEFQLTDGSSVRGIIVERKKDKITFKTELGFVEIDKAKIQNSNSKSLESDNESPDLPDKYLSGRSGENQLFVGGSLFAQANHGAWFHTNPATGGAGLFLEKGFLNRPLWFFGFLSEYSNAPSTTQGSVSLWNQSFYIGKQFGSSAPYFLFGGGVTSIQWKSDSRSVNGTDPELLSEVGWAWDLNNGSRLRLGVRSQCTIESGDSLCRTGLRISWGLLL is encoded by the coding sequence ATTGATGGATTATTTTTCATTTTGATTCTACTTTCATCGTCTCTTTTTCCCTCCGAATTACTCCTCAAATCAGGTGATGCGTTCTTAGTAGATGAGATCAATGAAAGCGCGGATACCGTTAGTCTTCGTTGGAAAGGAAGATTGTATCGAATCCCTAAGTCTGAGATCCAAAGAATTGATTACGCAAGAAAAGGCCCTGAATCCTCGTATCAATACTCAGAGTTTCAACTAACGGATGGAAGCTCTGTTCGCGGGATCATAGTAGAACGGAAGAAAGACAAGATTACTTTTAAAACCGAACTAGGTTTTGTAGAAATCGACAAAGCAAAGATTCAAAATTCAAATTCGAAATCTTTAGAGAGCGACAACGAAAGTCCGGATTTGCCTGATAAATATCTTTCTGGAAGATCGGGAGAGAATCAGCTCTTTGTGGGTGGTAGTCTCTTTGCACAAGCAAATCACGGAGCTTGGTTTCATACAAATCCCGCAACGGGTGGAGCAGGACTCTTTTTAGAAAAAGGGTTCTTAAATCGACCTCTTTGGTTTTTTGGATTTCTTTCGGAATATTCAAACGCGCCTTCTACGACCCAAGGTTCTGTGAGTCTTTGGAATCAATCCTTCTATATTGGAAAACAATTCGGATCTTCGGCACCCTACTTTTTGTTCGGAGGAGGAGTTACCTCAATTCAATGGAAGAGTGATTCCAGATCCGTAAATGGAACCGATCCGGAATTGTTAAGCGAAGTCGGCTGGGCTTGGGATTTAAACAATGGATCGCGATTAAGGTTGGGAGTCCGCTCACAATGCACGATAGAATCCGGTGATTCTCTTTGTAGAACCGGTTTAAGAATCTCTTGGGGTCTTTTGTTATGA
- a CDS encoding galactose oxidase encodes MNHFNTENTTWVRTSVSGIFSSKKMSKRILLFFSGYAKSTFKNIQNLIYSNLLLFSIFFSNCQNSPLSNIHDAETAKVTLALVTQLGPRSATISWECSSSQPGSVVYGRGGIESASISLENAKIHSMTLQNLESNTDYIASVFCSSDISNLQGVPIAFKTWVSDFPNRTRGLWVVGGIGADANPVSQIDFYDPVTTTWFPAATSIPTPRAFANVVSHKEKIYVIGGLEKQAGVYVASKKTEVYDPYLDQWKTLADMPTANQGGVIASVGEEIFIIAGTTTTDMTTGTVLNTVSRFFPGIGPTGVWQSFVSLTAIFARIDMAGCGLNGSILFTGGRFNADGSAQVTSDGYVPSVNSTTSAGEPSINLARHGSGSACVKPLNSDSFPTDPEWFAVIGGSTGTSTLQPVGSITPSNRTDFSQIGSGAFTIGPILPASVYYPGTQASYETRKLFVLGGATALNIPTDTVYSIGLQNPIASTWTTETQKMPRARYAHKVIRIDR; translated from the coding sequence ATGAACCATTTTAACACTGAAAATACGACTTGGGTTCGAACTTCCGTTTCAGGAATTTTTTCATCGAAGAAGATGAGTAAAAGAATCCTTTTGTTCTTCTCGGGCTACGCAAAAAGCACATTTAAGAACATTCAAAATTTAATATATTCTAATTTACTTCTATTTTCGATATTTTTCTCGAATTGCCAAAACTCTCCTCTTTCCAATATCCATGACGCGGAAACGGCAAAAGTAACTCTTGCTCTTGTTACTCAGTTAGGGCCAAGATCCGCAACGATCAGTTGGGAATGTTCTTCTTCTCAACCAGGTTCTGTTGTTTATGGAAGAGGTGGAATTGAATCGGCCAGTATCAGCTTAGAAAATGCAAAGATTCATTCCATGACTCTTCAAAATTTAGAATCGAACACCGATTATATCGCTTCGGTCTTCTGTTCTTCGGATATTAGCAACCTCCAAGGTGTTCCGATCGCATTTAAAACATGGGTAAGTGATTTTCCAAATAGGACTCGTGGGCTTTGGGTCGTGGGCGGAATCGGAGCCGATGCAAATCCAGTTTCGCAGATTGATTTCTATGATCCGGTTACAACCACTTGGTTTCCGGCGGCGACATCGATTCCAACTCCTCGCGCATTTGCAAACGTCGTCTCTCACAAAGAAAAAATCTATGTAATTGGCGGATTAGAAAAGCAGGCCGGTGTCTATGTGGCTTCCAAGAAAACCGAAGTCTATGATCCATACTTAGATCAGTGGAAGACGTTAGCCGATATGCCAACCGCAAATCAAGGCGGAGTAATCGCTTCCGTTGGGGAAGAAATCTTTATCATCGCCGGAACTACTACAACGGACATGACAACGGGAACGGTCCTGAATACTGTCTCCAGATTCTTTCCCGGAATTGGACCAACTGGCGTGTGGCAAAGTTTTGTGTCACTCACTGCAATCTTCGCAAGAATCGATATGGCTGGTTGCGGACTCAATGGATCGATCCTTTTCACGGGTGGAAGATTCAACGCAGATGGTTCTGCTCAAGTTACTTCGGACGGATATGTCCCTTCCGTAAATTCAACCACGAGCGCGGGTGAACCTTCGATCAACCTCGCAAGACATGGATCCGGCTCGGCTTGTGTAAAACCTTTGAACTCAGATTCGTTTCCAACAGATCCAGAATGGTTTGCGGTAATTGGTGGTTCCACTGGAACAAGCACCTTACAGCCAGTAGGCTCCATCACTCCTTCCAACAGAACGGATTTTTCTCAAATTGGCTCAGGAGCGTTTACGATCGGTCCAATTCTTCCGGCTTCCGTCTATTACCCAGGAACTCAAGCCTCCTATGAAACAAGAAAGTTATTCGTCCTTGGTGGTGCTACTGCACTGAATATTCCAACGGATACCGTTTACTCAATTGGTCTCCAAAATCCGATTGCAAGCACTTGGACTACGGAAACTCAGAAAATGCCAAGAGCACGCTACGCTCACAAAGTCATCCGAATCGACAGGTAA
- a CDS encoding tetratricopeptide repeat protein has product MKSIFQIILYALLFIILSFGLSSEENVMAGSHEDGERLLEESQYAKAENLAISLLTNNPSDPKAEFILTRAWIGLAREEKKRGNYDRAKQFFQKAYLKWPLNQELKAEIENLRKIPSQRNFGQSGFGKGSSSNTVILLDSEIYRSVQDIKEELNSILLQSKVFNQENERISSKEKFYQIALICLTLFSLANLIFTFLLWIRR; this is encoded by the coding sequence ATGAAATCGATCTTTCAAATCATTCTCTATGCTCTTCTTTTTATAATTCTTTCGTTTGGTTTATCTTCCGAAGAAAACGTGATGGCCGGAAGTCATGAAGATGGAGAACGTCTACTCGAAGAAAGCCAATACGCAAAAGCAGAGAATCTTGCAATCTCTCTTCTCACAAACAATCCGTCGGATCCGAAAGCGGAATTCATTCTTACAAGAGCTTGGATCGGGCTTGCGAGAGAAGAGAAGAAACGCGGGAACTACGACCGAGCCAAACAGTTTTTCCAAAAAGCATATCTAAAGTGGCCTCTGAATCAAGAGCTGAAAGCAGAGATAGAGAATTTGCGGAAGATACCAAGTCAGAGAAATTTCGGACAGTCAGGTTTTGGAAAAGGATCAAGTTCGAATACAGTGATTCTTTTGGACTCGGAAATTTATCGTTCGGTTCAGGATATAAAGGAAGAATTGAATTCGATTTTATTACAATCAAAAGTGTTCAATCAAGAAAACGAGAGAATATCGTCTAAAGAAAAATTCTATCAAATTGCTTTGATATGCCTAACTCTTTTTTCCTTGGCAAATCTAATTTTCACTTTTTTACTCTGGATAAGAAGATAG
- a CDS encoding RCC1 domain-containing protein, protein MYFQFVRSIFLLSLFLFSFCSLKTYNPSDPTTREYIEHKWLQSFFITVDNQPASTESQSTLVPVMANSLVSGGNHVCVLLTNAKVRCWGRNNFGQLGLGNVNSIGDNEFPSTVVDVDVGGDVQQIAAGEEHTCVLLTNGKVRCWGKGSNGQLGYGNLNSIGDDETPASAGDVPLPMTATQVTVGSNFSCALLINSTVRCWGGNSSGELGSGIAGTVNNASLSNVVNTGGVAVASLSSGWYGSCVVLVNSNVYCWGSNNFGQLGYANTTDVGATNTPFSVGTVSFGLSISKISIGLYHACVIGTLQQLQCWGYGADGRLGYPGSLVNVGDDETPAGLTDLVLGGNVRQVSITHHTCALLVDDTLRCWGLGTNGKLGYGNVIQIGDDETPASAGAVPVGFSVKEVSLGYGHSCALAATGRVRCWGANGYGQLGYGHTTDIGTSAGQMPPLDVSYR, encoded by the coding sequence ATGTATTTTCAGTTCGTTCGGAGTATTTTCCTCCTGTCCCTATTTCTATTTTCTTTCTGTTCTCTAAAGACTTACAATCCTTCGGACCCGACTACCAGAGAATATATCGAGCATAAATGGTTGCAAAGTTTTTTTATCACTGTGGACAATCAGCCCGCTTCAACTGAATCTCAGTCTACTCTGGTGCCAGTGATGGCCAACTCTCTTGTTTCGGGAGGAAATCATGTTTGCGTCCTTTTGACGAATGCGAAGGTGCGTTGTTGGGGAAGAAATAATTTCGGACAACTGGGGTTGGGAAATGTAAACTCAATCGGAGATAACGAATTCCCCTCCACTGTAGTCGATGTGGACGTGGGAGGAGACGTTCAACAAATCGCGGCCGGAGAAGAACATACCTGCGTTTTACTTACGAACGGAAAAGTCCGGTGTTGGGGAAAAGGTAGTAACGGACAATTAGGATACGGAAACCTGAATTCGATCGGAGACGATGAAACTCCGGCGAGCGCGGGCGACGTCCCTCTACCCATGACCGCAACTCAGGTCACTGTCGGAAGCAATTTTTCATGTGCCTTATTGATCAATAGTACGGTTCGTTGTTGGGGAGGAAATTCTTCCGGAGAGCTGGGATCTGGAATCGCCGGAACCGTCAATAACGCTTCACTGTCGAATGTGGTCAATACGGGAGGGGTGGCCGTTGCCTCTCTTTCTTCGGGATGGTACGGATCCTGCGTAGTCCTTGTGAATTCAAACGTTTACTGTTGGGGTAGCAATAATTTTGGACAATTGGGATACGCAAATACAACGGATGTGGGTGCAACGAACACTCCATTTAGCGTCGGAACCGTATCGTTCGGGCTTTCCATCTCTAAAATTTCAATCGGATTGTATCATGCATGTGTAATCGGAACTCTTCAACAATTGCAGTGTTGGGGTTACGGCGCAGACGGCAGGCTGGGTTATCCCGGTTCTTTAGTGAACGTCGGCGACGATGAGACCCCAGCCGGATTGACGGATCTGGTCCTTGGAGGAAACGTTCGTCAGGTCTCAATTACTCATCACACCTGCGCATTGTTAGTCGATGATACTTTACGTTGTTGGGGACTTGGTACAAACGGGAAACTCGGTTACGGAAACGTAATCCAGATCGGGGATGACGAGACCCCGGCTTCAGCAGGTGCGGTTCCAGTTGGATTCTCCGTAAAAGAGGTTTCTTTGGGATACGGTCATTCTTGTGCGTTAGCCGCCACAGGACGGGTCCGTTGCTGGGGAGCCAATGGCTACGGACAATTGGGCTACGGGCACACGACTGATATCGGCACTTCTGCGGGGCAAATGCCACCTTTGGACGTGTCCTATCGGTAA
- a CDS encoding hybrid sensor histidine kinase/response regulator, whose translation MIQRKVYIICIEDNPNDLGLMIRQINGSGLDFSYKQIQTKEELIQEVQSSEPDLVLSDFSLPSFDGMEALEIVRKFHPHVPFLFVSGWLGEDAAIEALKQGATDYISKNKITKLNYSIERALKESEERILLEEVEKQNETLKSQLIQAQKLEAISLLATGVAHEINNPLTIIINYAQLILGQSQDDSILKYASNILDEGERISNITKDLLRLARQEKQVFSKVNFREVIQRTVSLCEQLFKKDTIRIETQIQDSLPDVFCVPQQIQQVVLNILNNARDALNQKYPKYDSNKMILIKAKKFEKDSDPWIQMSIEDRGIGIPTEEAKKIFSPFFTTKKVDKGTGLGLSVSTGIVKDHGGEIYYESKENEFTRFYINLPIRPEIEKDSSSSQEKNFA comes from the coding sequence ATGATTCAGAGAAAAGTTTATATCATCTGTATTGAGGACAATCCGAACGATCTCGGTTTAATGATACGCCAGATTAATGGGAGCGGTTTAGATTTTTCTTATAAACAAATCCAAACGAAAGAAGAGTTAATTCAAGAAGTTCAGTCGAGTGAACCCGATCTGGTCTTATCCGATTTTTCTCTTCCTTCTTTTGATGGGATGGAGGCGCTTGAAATCGTTAGAAAATTTCATCCGCACGTTCCATTCCTTTTTGTATCCGGCTGGTTGGGAGAAGACGCGGCGATCGAAGCCCTCAAACAAGGTGCCACAGATTACATTTCCAAAAACAAGATCACAAAGCTCAACTATTCTATAGAAAGAGCCCTAAAAGAATCAGAAGAAAGAATACTTTTGGAAGAAGTTGAAAAGCAGAACGAAACTCTAAAGTCTCAACTGATACAAGCTCAGAAGTTGGAAGCGATCAGCCTTCTCGCTACCGGAGTGGCACATGAAATCAATAATCCGCTGACGATCATCATTAATTACGCGCAGTTGATTCTTGGACAAAGTCAAGACGACTCCATTCTTAAATATGCAAGTAATATACTGGACGAAGGAGAAAGAATTTCCAATATCACAAAAGACCTCTTGAGGCTTGCTAGGCAGGAGAAACAAGTCTTCTCTAAAGTAAATTTCCGGGAAGTGATTCAAAGGACCGTTTCACTCTGCGAACAACTTTTCAAAAAAGATACGATCCGTATTGAAACACAGATTCAGGATTCACTTCCGGACGTTTTCTGTGTTCCGCAACAGATTCAACAAGTGGTCCTCAACATTTTGAACAACGCAAGGGACGCACTAAATCAAAAGTATCCGAAATACGATTCGAATAAAATGATCCTCATTAAGGCTAAGAAATTCGAAAAGGATTCGGATCCTTGGATTCAGATGAGCATCGAAGACCGAGGAATCGGAATTCCGACTGAGGAAGCCAAGAAAATCTTCAGTCCCTTTTTCACGACGAAAAAGGTGGATAAAGGAACCGGCCTCGGACTTTCCGTAAGTACCGGAATCGTCAAAGATCACGGAGGAGAAATTTATTACGAAAGCAAAGAAAATGAATTCACTCGATTCTACATCAATCTTCCCATACGCCCTGAAATCGAGAAGGATTCAAGTTCTTCGCAAGAAAAAAATTTCGCTTGA